A section of the Oncorhynchus gorbuscha isolate QuinsamMale2020 ecotype Even-year linkage group LG06, OgorEven_v1.0, whole genome shotgun sequence genome encodes:
- the LOC124037593 gene encoding LOW QUALITY PROTEIN: neural Wiskott-Aldrich syndrome protein-like (The sequence of the model RefSeq protein was modified relative to this genomic sequence to represent the inferred CDS: substituted 1 base at 1 genomic stop codon), giving the protein MNSHPPQRRVGNIGSILLTPQENECLFNYLGRKCITLCTAVVQVYGADRSSSWVKRCCGVACLIKDNPLRSYFIRVFDIKEGKTMFEQELYNNFSINSSRSYFISFSGDNCQVGLNFASEEEAKRFRAALKDLLSRRQRKTGPALPMATVDIKNPEINNVRFHNSHHHQHHQQQHQPHHVNNMLHSSFSKKEKKVKGKRKKLTKADIGTPSNFQHIGHVGWDPNTGFDLNNLDPELKNLFDMCGISEAQLKDKETSKVIYDFIEKKGGVEAVKNELRRQAPPPPPSRGGPPPPPPPHSSGPAPPPPPPPPSRGGRGAPPPPPPSRAPTSAPPPPPPGLVPXEPPPPPPPNRGGHGHHHYQPPPPPSHAPQAPPPPPPPAAPPSGGGGAPPPPPPPPPPPGPPPPPELDGGVESPHSPPGPGGKSALLEQIRVGTQLKKVEPPASKPPATTVGRDALLDQIRQGIQLKTVPDGPESGSPTPAPSAGIVGALMEVMQKRSKAIHSSDEDEDDDDEEDFEDDDEWDD; this is encoded by the exons ATGAATAGCCATCCTCCGCAACGCCGGGTTGGAAATATTGGCTCCATACTCCTCACCCCGCAAGAGAACGAATGCCTCTTCAACTACCTGGGAAGGAAATGCATT ACCCTGTGCACAGCGGTGGTCCAGGTGTATGGGGCAGACAGGAGCTCGTCCTGGGTGAAGAGGTGCTGCGGAGTGGCCTGTCTGATCAAGGATAACCCTCTGAGGTCCTACTTCATCAGGGTCTTTGACATCAAG GAAGGGAAAACCATGTTTGAACAGGAGCTTTACAATAACTTCTCAATCAACAGCTCAAGGTCCTATTTCATTTCGTTTTCAGGAGAT AACTGCCAGGTAGGCCTGAACTTCGCTAGTGAGGAAGAGGCCAAGCGATTTAGAGCCGCACTGAAAGACCTACTCAGCAGACGGCAACGTAAAACGG GCCCAGCTCTCCCTATGGCCACTGTGGACATCAAGAACCCGGAGATCAACAATGTGCGCTTCCACAACTCccaccatcatcaacaccaccagcagcagcatcagccACACCACGTCAACAACATGCTGCACAGCAGCTTCAGCAAGAAGGAGAAGAAAGTCAAAGGCAAGAGAAAGAAGCTCACCAAGGCTGACATAGGCACCCCCAGCAACTTCCA GCACATCGGCCATGTGGGCTGGGACCCAAACACAGGCTTCGAT TTGAATAACCTGGATCCGGAGCTAAAGAACCTGTTTGACATGTGTGGCATCTCAGAGGCCCAGCTGAAGGACAAGGAGACCTCCAAGGTCATCTATGACTTCATCGAAAAGAAAGGAGGGGTGGAGGCCGTCAAGAACGAGCTCCGTAGGCAAG CCCCACCACCTCCTCCGTCTCGGGGTggcccacctcctcctcccccaccccacaGCTCGGGCCCAgctcctcccccaccaccaccacccccatcgCGAGGTGGCCGGGGTGCCCCGCCACCACCTCCACCCTCTCGGGCCCCCAcctctgcccctccccctccccctccaggcCTGGTGCCCTAGGAgccccctcctcccccgccccCCAACAGAGGGGGCCACGGCCACCACCACTACCAGCCACCGCCTCCACCCTCACATGCCCCCCAGGCCCCACCGCCACCTCCCCCACCAGCAGCACCACCCTCCGGTGGCGGCGgagcccctcctccacctcctccaccaccacccccacctgGACCCCCGCCCCCTCCAGAGCTGGACGGTGGTGTGGAGTCGCCCCACTCACCCCCGGGCCCGGGGGGTAAGTCGGCCCTGCTAGAGCAGATCCGTGTGGGCACCCAGCTGAAGAAGGTGGAGCCACCGGCCTCCAAGCCACCGGCCACCACCGTAGGGCGCGACGCCCTGCTCGACCAGATACGGCAGGGCATCCAGCTAAAAACT GTACCAGACGGCCCTGAATCGGGCTCCCCTACACCGGCCCCCTCGGCAGGCATCGTGGGGGCACTTATGGAAGTCATGCAGAAGAGGAGCAAAGCCATCCACTCCTCAG AtgaagatgaggatgatgatgacgaAGAGGATTTTGAAGATGACGACGAATGGGATGACTAG